The nucleotide window AGGCAAAAAAGCCCTTCCTTACTCGTGTGTGCTACCAGTGAGGAAACATTATAGTGCATGCAATATTTAATGATTATAAATGATACCCCTGTGTACTGCACAATACAGGGCTCTTTAAAATGAATATGAATTAAACAGTACCAATAGCAATCATATTAACAGAAGAGAAGAGGCATCATTCAAAGTAGGAAATTTGGGACTCCGAGGAAAATACAGCCATATCTAAAGCTGGAACTCAGATATGACCATCAACCAGCCCCTTTGTGGTTAACTAGTCAAACTGGTGATTCCCCAGTAACTATAACTTGTCATTTTATAAACTACTGTTTACGATGATGCAGACTTTCTTAAACATAACATCCAAAGGTTTAGGTGTGGGGAAGGAAGGGGTCTACTATGTACTTACTGCTCTCATCCTTCTTTGacttccagtttttcacttttACATCTTACcatctttttaaataataatttaaagaagtatatctatatctatttctatCTAGCAGCTGCAGCCTAAGAAGTAATCAGTCATCaacctaaataaaacaaaactctcaATTTGCCTGAATTTCCAAGAGTGAAATAAATAAAGCTCTGTTGGAATTTACCTACACAGATTGAGACTTTGcggggaagagagaaataaactagtatatttttttcttatttgtttactaTATAAACCCTGAGGTTTCTGCATCTTATAACGTGACTACTGATTAAAAAGACATATGGTTGTTTATTAATTCAAAGCACTATGCAAATTCACATCACCTTGGGTAAATTTTGCCCCTAAAGTTATGAAATAGATATGGAAGCATTTTGTCCTTAACAAGGCTAAAATAAGTCAATTCAAATAGTTGTCTTTGAATAGGATTTTCCTTTAAATCATTAATAGGAAAATGAAGAGAGCTTGGGTGGTCAAGCATGAAAATGTAAATGAGAGTAGTTTTCTTGTTTAGACCTTATCAGCTGATGTTTAAATTTGACAATGCAGAAAATGACCTTATAATTTGCAGCATAATGAAACAATGCAGCTTATGCCCCAGTTTTTTTGACAGTAGtattgaaaatatgatttttaagtaACATTTTCAATTGACAAGGTCGGTGAAAAAGTTAGACATTCTGAATGGAGTAGAGTCAGAAAAAGAGCTTGCCTGTCCTTGTATCTACGggaccatatttttaaaatcaaaaattaaGATACAGGGTGTTAGAGCAAAGCAGAGACAAACCTAGGTCTCTTTAAATGGATTTAAATTACCAGTGAAATTCCTAAAGGGCCAAATAATACAGGAAGAATATACTTTTTGCCCTCTTATTAAGatgaggaatatatatatatatatatttgtgtgtgtgtggtacgcaggcctctcgctgttgtggcctctcccgttgcagagcacaggctccggacgcgcaggctcagcggccatggctcccgggcccagccgctccccggcacgtgggatcttcctggactggggcacgaacccgtgtcccctgcatcggcaggtggactctcaaccactgcgccaccagggaagcccgaggaatATATTTCCTTAAAGCAGAAAAAGATTTTAGAAACCTCTTTTCAGCTTTCCAGTACATAATCAACCTCAGATTGGCAACCACTTCCTATTGTCAGGCAGCTGGTGAGAAATACAAAATACAGCTGCAACCAGAGGCTCAGGAAGATCAAGGTGGACACCAGGCCTTGGCTCTTAGCTTCTACCATTCTGCGACCCGACAGAGAGAACTTCAGAGAAAGGGCAGTTAAAAATACACACGTTTTCACCAGGTATTAACCATAACTACCTCCTTAAAGAAAATGATTGATCCTATGATCAcaagcttttttctttcctttttggacCTAAGGGGGGCGGGGGAAGACCTCAGGGAGTCACAAAtttctataaaacaaaaaaatgaattagTTCAGTAGTCTTGGGAAGCTATGAAGTTTGTGGCAACTTTTTAGGTGTCCCGAGATTTGGGTTGTTTTACAGAGGTAACTAAATTCATGGCACAGTTCAAGCTCATGCTAAAATATCCTAAGTCTATTTTACTTCAAAGCATTCTAAGTATGCTTGACTTTGGAAGGCATCAACAACAGCAATATGCCATCTTCCAGAAATGCATTCCTATACcaataagactttaaaaatgggaatTATTATAGGGCACACCCTTGAGCAGCTATCACACTGCACTGAGCTCTTGAGAATATTCTGGAAGCATCGCTGTGAACGGCTGCTTCCCTGCAGGGGAGATAAATTAAAttcagcagaagcagcagctttTGGAAGGAGAAACACGGTTTGCCTTTTGGAATGCTTTTCAACCGGAATGGGTTTGTTTATACGTTCCTCTGGAGCTTTAAATCTGTGCACCGTTGAATATCACTCCGCCTTTTTTTTTGAAACTACGAAATAGCTTCTGTCTGTGGGATGGCGGGAATAGAGAGTTTGGAAATTAAATGCCTAAAGCGTCAGATAATCCAGATGACATATATGCAATAGCATTCCATGAAGAATTTATTCAACCCAATCCCTTGCATCTTATTAACCAAGGGATAGAAACTCTCCAAATTTTGcacccaaaaaaggaaaaatgcaagGGTCTTGCTGCAGTTCCTGGGACGCACTGAGAGTCGCTTTGTTACAAGTGTATCCAAAGTCCCCAGCACCAGCGACTCGTGGGGCACTGCTCATCCGTGCTCCACTCGCTCTGCAGCTCCCAGAGGTAGCGGTTGTGCTATGGAGGCAGACCTTGCCAAGCTGGCCGACAAGATGCTGCGCGCCCCCAGGTGCTCCCGGTGCCGGAACCATGGCTTCCTGGTGCCGGTCAAGGGCCACGCGGGCAAGTGCCGCTGGAAGCAGTGCACCTGCAAGAAGTGCTACCTGATTACCCAGCGCCAGAAGATCACGGCCGCGCAGCAGGTACTCCAGAAGCAGGTCTCCAAGGAGGAGCAGGAGGTGGCCCTGTGCGCTCAGGGGCCCCAGCTGGCCTCCGGGGACGCGGCCGCTGTCCCGGGCTCAAGCTTACGCCCGCTGCCTCTGCCTGCCGCTTCGGGAGACGCGCACCCGGGCCCCGAGGGCCACGCGACCGCCTGCTTCCTCGAGAGACCCCAGCAGGGCTGGAGCCCCGGCCGGAGCACCTTCCAGCCAGTTCTGGGCGGCCGCGGCCACGTGGGGCCGAGCAAACAAGCCGCCGCGGCGATGCCCAGTTCTCTGAGGCCCCAGCTCGGGGCGGAGGCCGCTGGTCGGGGCTGCCCCGGCCGCCTGGAGCTGAGCAGGTCGCTTCGGCCGGTGCCCAGCCCGCCATTCGCCAACTTCGGTAAGATTCTCGGGCGGGCCCCGCGCGGCCTTGCCCTGCTGTTGGTTCCTCTCCAGG belongs to Pseudorca crassidens isolate mPseCra1 chromosome 2, mPseCra1.hap1, whole genome shotgun sequence and includes:
- the DMRTB1 gene encoding doublesex- and mab-3-related transcription factor B1, producing the protein MEADLAKLADKMLRAPRCSRCRNHGFLVPVKGHAGKCRWKQCTCKKCYLITQRQKITAAQQVLQKQVSKEEQEVALCAQGPQLASGDAAAVPGSSLRPLPLPAASGDAHPGPEGHATACFLERPQQGWSPGRSTFQPVLGGRGHVGPSKQAAAAMPSSLRPQLGAEAAGRGCPGRLELSRSLRPVPSPPFANFGPPLSVNSDRVVGSGYLEREPSKLYHNCSSMHPYHPFLLRYQDASLTPRVPLQQGFQHMSCSHYNGAGLVEEPVEDLQTRYYLLPPAQLPPRYLTMLQRVPPPPASSSLPIMSDADKENTDDQDTEGPWEPSQPSSQEQYD